The following coding sequences are from one Clostridioides difficile ATCC 9689 = DSM 1296 window:
- a CDS encoding DUF5808 domain-containing protein, translating to MSKIECLFTIFPVLILMYATFYFMPYFVGKKHIYGVSIDQEHKNYNYFIKLDKKFKKLLSLGFIIDFILVFILVFTFNKLELSYFIGIIGFLLYESILYIHTHKKAKKLKLEIYAKLGHIDIDSKLIVDMDFINKKNKIIKKFKIIYLIPILFTLGMSIFIAFNYNQLPDSIATHWNINGSPDVFIDKSFLNVFKLIGTDFCLMVLLYITSIGSIKSRIKIDTNRIEESRVENIKYLNKIGYLFLILMIIMTTQFFTTLLSIKTKLSTAMNITTLLVIIYLIATYINSPNLKFNSSYSPEEDEKYWIAGIMYNNPNDPSLMVNKRFGIGWTINFGNPLGKILYIAIALLLIFSLFSLIKSLLL from the coding sequence ATGAGTAAGATTGAATGTCTATTTACAATATTTCCAGTTCTAATTTTGATGTATGCTACATTTTATTTTATGCCCTATTTTGTAGGTAAAAAACACATCTATGGAGTTTCTATAGACCAAGAGCATAAAAATTATAATTACTTTATAAAGTTAGATAAAAAATTTAAAAAACTATTATCTTTAGGTTTTATTATAGACTTTATATTAGTTTTTATTCTGGTTTTTACATTTAATAAATTGGAACTTTCCTATTTTATTGGTATTATAGGTTTTTTATTATATGAAAGTATACTATATATTCATACACATAAAAAAGCTAAGAAGCTTAAATTAGAAATTTATGCTAAATTAGGTCATATAGATATAGATTCAAAATTAATAGTAGATATGGATTTTATAAATAAGAAAAATAAAATAATAAAAAAATTTAAAATAATCTATTTAATACCGATACTATTTACTTTGGGAATGAGTATTTTTATAGCATTTAATTATAATCAATTGCCAGACTCAATTGCCACTCATTGGAACATAAATGGGTCTCCTGATGTTTTTATAGATAAATCATTTCTTAATGTATTTAAATTAATCGGTACTGACTTTTGTTTAATGGTTTTATTATATATAACTTCCATTGGATCCATAAAGTCAAGGATTAAGATAGATACAAATAGAATTGAAGAAAGTAGAGTTGAAAACATTAAATATTTAAATAAAATTGGTTATTTGTTTTTAATATTGATGATTATAATGACAACACAGTTTTTTACTACTCTTTTATCAATAAAAACAAAACTATCAACTGCTATGAATATTACAACGCTTTTAGTTATAATTTATTTAATAGCAACATATATTAATTCCCCAAATTTAAAATTCAACTCATCTTATTCTCCAGAAGAAGATGAGAAGTATTGGATAGCAGGCATCATGTATAATAATCCAAATGACCCATCATTAATGGTTAATAAAAGGTTTGGTATTGGATGGACTATAAATTTTGGCAATCCTCTTGGAAAAATACTATATATTGCTATAGCTTTACTTTTAATTTTTTCATTGTTTAGCCTAATAAAATCTCTCTTACTTTAA
- a CDS encoding flavodoxin family protein, translating into MKVAVIFHSVCGSTYLLAREYKEALEEMNIEVDIFRVSDEVAKTLPQYYLINSKEYKDEFESINVIKSGKEILDYDAIFMGSPTYYGNVSGPMKMFMDSFSDIWVGAPLSGKIFGCFATAGSQHGGGELALQAMNIFAQHMGMTLLSVPCSVRGGYPAYGILHIAGDNSDIRPNDDAKMGIRDYLKRLNI; encoded by the coding sequence ATGAAAGTAGCAGTAATTTTTCATAGTGTTTGTGGGAGTACATATTTATTAGCTAGAGAATATAAAGAAGCGCTTGAAGAAATGAATATCGAGGTAGATATATTTAGAGTAAGTGACGAAGTTGCAAAAACACTTCCTCAATATTATTTGATAAATTCCAAAGAATACAAAGACGAATTTGAAAGTATAAATGTAATTAAATCTGGAAAAGAAATATTAGATTATGATGCTATATTTATGGGTTCACCAACATATTATGGAAATGTATCTGGACCAATGAAGATGTTTATGGATAGTTTTTCTGATATTTGGGTAGGTGCTCCTTTGAGTGGTAAAATATTTGGTTGTTTTGCTACAGCAGGTTCACAACATGGAGGAGGAGAATTAGCTTTGCAAGCTATGAATATATTTGCCCAACATATGGGAATGACTCTTTTGTCAGTTCCATGTTCAGTAAGAGGAGGTTATCCAGCGTATGGAATACTTCATATAGCAGGAGATAATTCTGATATAAGACCAAATGATGATGCCAAGATGGGTATAAGAGATTATCTAAAAAGACTTAACATATAA
- a CDS encoding HD domain-containing protein: MLSKAEIKYFNECASEILSSEKVQLMRTFPHHGNVSCLEHSLSVAYYSYLLCKKLHLSVDIQSVIRGALLHDFFLYDWHYKGDRKGLHGFTHPREALKNATLFFQINEKETDIILKHMWPLTVKPPRYKEAFIVCLLDKFCCLVETLKIHSLLSPYHV, encoded by the coding sequence ATGTTGTCAAAAGCTGAAATCAAATATTTTAATGAATGTGCTTCTGAGATACTTTCTTCTGAAAAAGTTCAACTTATGAGAACATTTCCTCATCATGGCAATGTTTCATGTCTTGAACATAGTTTGTCAGTAGCATATTATAGTTATCTATTATGTAAAAAATTGCACTTAAGTGTTGATATTCAAAGTGTTATTAGAGGAGCTTTACTACACGACTTTTTTCTTTATGATTGGCATTACAAAGGTGATAGAAAAGGATTACATGGATTTACTCACCCTAGAGAAGCATTAAAAAATGCAACTTTATTTTTTCAAATAAATGAAAAAGAAACGGACATAATTTTAAAACACATGTGGCCACTTACTGTTAAGCCACCTAGATACAAAGAAGCATTTATTGTATGTTTGTTGGATAAATTTTGCTGTTTAGTTGAGACTTTAAAGATACATTCTTTATTATCTCCTTACCATGTATAG
- a CDS encoding pyridoxamine 5'-phosphate oxidase family protein, protein MFKEMRLKKREMTKEDTVEVLKNGEFGTFSTISENGYPYGVAVNYVYFNDSIYFHCARNGHKLDNISKNNKVSFLVVANESVIPDKFSTTYSSAIVFGKACTVENEEKKNALVEIIKKYSKGFFEEGMKYIEKDMNLTTVVKIEIDHISGKASRL, encoded by the coding sequence ATGTTTAAAGAAATGAGATTGAAAAAAAGAGAAATGACAAAAGAAGATACTGTTGAAGTATTAAAAAATGGTGAATTTGGTACTTTTTCCACTATATCTGAAAATGGTTATCCTTATGGAGTTGCTGTAAATTATGTATACTTTAATGATTCTATTTACTTTCATTGTGCAAGAAATGGGCATAAGTTAGATAATATATCGAAAAACAACAAAGTTTCTTTTTTAGTAGTTGCTAATGAAAGTGTTATTCCAGATAAATTTAGTACTACTTATTCTAGTGCTATAGTTTTTGGAAAAGCTTGCACTGTAGAAAATGAAGAAAAGAAAAATGCTCTTGTAGAAATAATAAAAAAATATTCTAAAGGATTCTTTGAAGAAGGCATGAAGTACATAGAGAAGGATATGAACTTAACAACTGTTGTTAAAATAGAAATTGACCATATTTCTGGTAAAGCTTCACGTTTATAA